From a single Drosophila sulfurigaster albostrigata strain 15112-1811.04 chromosome 3, ASM2355843v2, whole genome shotgun sequence genomic region:
- the LOC133846441 gene encoding uncharacterized aarF domain-containing protein kinase 5 isoform X1, producing MQRTSQLWQLPGIAYRSTFRTRQFHSRRFVAHQSNQSRSWKTLPFVRLGFALVGAGALGYDGYVNDFTYSGSSVRFVRSVKTAVLIAIDYLGLDENDAEYKTKIKVLHQKSADRLLETCLLNGGLYIKVGQGFAAINHILPIEYTSTLAKLQDQCLPTSKEDIQKVFRTDFGQLPEELYQEFDYKPIAAASLAQVFKARLHSGEQVAVKVQYSDLQKRFISDVATIIFLQDIIELVFKNYNFGWIMNDLRKNLVQELNFVQEGHNAERCANDLKKLSYVAVPKIYWPQTKTRVLTMEWMDGYKIGDVDAIKQQNLSLIDVDSKLYNVFAEQIFHTGFVHADPHPGNIFVRKNAHNGRAEIVLLDHGLYEELPENVRGPLCEFWEATVLRDEAKMKVAANKIDVVEYIKFAEVLFQQPIQMRSGPIRSKLSQEELDHIRKVARENFDVIMSTLKEMPRSMLFVIRNLNTVRSIGDKHGNVVNRPQVMARYAQRCLYQRNQRSPVQYMRWMFRRIYFEYCLWSASMRLRVMNYYFNFLYLVGRAPESAKTLMYDLMEQDKQH from the exons ATGCAGCGGACATCT CAGCTTTGGCAATTACCTGGCATTGCTTACCGGTCAACATTTCGAACTAGACAGTTTCATAGCCGACGTTTCGTTGCCCATCAGAGCAATCAAAGTCGTAGCTGGAAGACTTTGCCCTTTGTACGTCTGGGATTTGCACTGGTTGGTGCAGGAGCACTTGGCTATGATGGCTATGTTAATGATTTCACCTACTCGGGATCGTCGGTGCGCTTTGTGCGTTCAGTGAAGACAGCGGTGTTAATTGCCATCGATTATTTGGGACTCGATGAAAATGATGCCGAGTACAAGACAAAGATTAAGGTATTACATCAGAAGAGTGCTGATCGTCTGCTGGAAACTTGTCTGCTTAACGGTGGCCTCTACATAAAAGTGGGGCAAGGCTTTGCGGCCATCAATCACATATTGCCCATTGAATATACCAGTACGCTGGCTAAACTACAGGATCAATGTTTGCCCACGTCAAAAGAGGACATTCAAAAGGTGTTCCGCACAGATTTTGGCCAATTGCCTGAGGAGTTATACCAAGAGTTTGATTACAAGCCCATTGCGGCCGCGAGTTTAGCTCAGGTGTTCAAAGCGAGATTACACAGCGGCGAACAGGTGGCCGTCAAAGTGCAGTACAGCGATTTGCAGAAGCGTTTCATTAGTGATGTGGCGACCATTATCTTTCTCCAGGACATTATCGAGTTGGTCTTTAAGAACTACAATTTCGGCTGGATCATGAACGATCTGCGCAAGAACCTAGTACAAGAACTCAACTTTGTGCAGGAAGGACATAATGCTGAACGATGCGCGAACGATTTAAAGAAGCTTAGCTATGTAGCAGTGCCCAAAATCTATtggccacaaacaaaaact CGCGTGCTGACCATGGAGTGGATGGATGGCTATAAAATCGGCGATGTGGATGCAATTAAGCAACAAAACCTAAGCCTCATTGATGTTGACTCGAAGCTATATAATGTGTTTGCCGAGCAAATCTTTCACACGGGTTTCGTGCACGCTGATCCGCATCCCGGCAACA tttTTGTGCGAAAAAATGCACACAATGGACGCGCGGAGATTGTCTTATTAGATCATGGGCTCTACGAGGAGTTGCCGGAGAATGTGCGCGGCCCGCTTTGTGAGTTTTGGGAGGCAACTGTGTTACGAGACGAGGCCAAGATGAAGGTGGCCGCCAACAAGATTGACGTAGTCGAGTATATCAAGTTTGCCGAAGTGCTTTTCCAGCAGCCCATACAAATGCGCAGCGGTCCAATTCGTAGCAAGCTCTCTCAGGAGGAGCTTGATCACATACGCAAGGTGGCCAGGGAGAACTTCGATGTTATTATGAGTACGCTCAAGGAAATGCCACGCAGCATGCTATTCGTCAT ccgCAATTTGAATACGGTGCGATCCATTGGGGACAAGCATGGGAACGTGGTGAATCGTCCACAGGTCATGGCACGCTATGCCCAGCGCTGTCTTTACCAGCGCAATCAGAGATCGCCGGTGCAGTATATGCGCTGGATGTTTCGTCGCATTTACTTCGAGTACTGTCTGTGGTCAGCATCAATGCGGCTGCGGGTTATGaactattattttaatttcttatatcTGGTGGGACGCGCTCCGGAATCTGCAAAAACGCTAATGTATGATTTGATGGAACAGGACAAACAGCACTAG
- the LOC133846441 gene encoding uncharacterized aarF domain-containing protein kinase 5 isoform X2 has protein sequence MQRTSQLWQLPGIAYRSTFRTRQFHSRRFVAHQSNQSRSWKTLPFVRLGFALVGAGALGYDGYVNDFTYSGSSVRFVRSVKTAVLIAIDYLGLDENDAEYKTKIKVLHQKSADRLLETCLLNGGLYIKVGQGFAAINHILPIEYTSTLAKLQDQCLPTSKEDIQKVFRTDFGQLPEELYQEFDYKPIAAASLAQVFKARLHSGEQVAVKVQYSDLQKRFISDVATIIFLQDIIELVFKNYNFGWIMNDLRKNLVQELNFVQEGHNAERCANDLKKLSYVAVPKIYWPQTKTRVLTMEWMDGYKIGDVDAIKQQNLSLIDVDSKLYNVFAEQIFHTGFVHADPHPGNSGFCAKKCTQWTRGDCLIRSWALRGVAGECARPAL, from the exons ATGCAGCGGACATCT CAGCTTTGGCAATTACCTGGCATTGCTTACCGGTCAACATTTCGAACTAGACAGTTTCATAGCCGACGTTTCGTTGCCCATCAGAGCAATCAAAGTCGTAGCTGGAAGACTTTGCCCTTTGTACGTCTGGGATTTGCACTGGTTGGTGCAGGAGCACTTGGCTATGATGGCTATGTTAATGATTTCACCTACTCGGGATCGTCGGTGCGCTTTGTGCGTTCAGTGAAGACAGCGGTGTTAATTGCCATCGATTATTTGGGACTCGATGAAAATGATGCCGAGTACAAGACAAAGATTAAGGTATTACATCAGAAGAGTGCTGATCGTCTGCTGGAAACTTGTCTGCTTAACGGTGGCCTCTACATAAAAGTGGGGCAAGGCTTTGCGGCCATCAATCACATATTGCCCATTGAATATACCAGTACGCTGGCTAAACTACAGGATCAATGTTTGCCCACGTCAAAAGAGGACATTCAAAAGGTGTTCCGCACAGATTTTGGCCAATTGCCTGAGGAGTTATACCAAGAGTTTGATTACAAGCCCATTGCGGCCGCGAGTTTAGCTCAGGTGTTCAAAGCGAGATTACACAGCGGCGAACAGGTGGCCGTCAAAGTGCAGTACAGCGATTTGCAGAAGCGTTTCATTAGTGATGTGGCGACCATTATCTTTCTCCAGGACATTATCGAGTTGGTCTTTAAGAACTACAATTTCGGCTGGATCATGAACGATCTGCGCAAGAACCTAGTACAAGAACTCAACTTTGTGCAGGAAGGACATAATGCTGAACGATGCGCGAACGATTTAAAGAAGCTTAGCTATGTAGCAGTGCCCAAAATCTATtggccacaaacaaaaact CGCGTGCTGACCATGGAGTGGATGGATGGCTATAAAATCGGCGATGTGGATGCAATTAAGCAACAAAACCTAAGCCTCATTGATGTTGACTCGAAGCTATATAATGTGTTTGCCGAGCAAATCTTTCACACGGGTTTCGTGCACGCTGATCCGCATCCCGGCAACAGTGg tttTTGTGCGAAAAAATGCACACAATGGACGCGCGGAGATTGTCTTATTAGATCATGGGCTCTACGAGGAGTTGCCGGAGAATGTGCGCGGCCCGCTTTGTGA